One genomic region from Salvelinus fontinalis isolate EN_2023a chromosome 18, ASM2944872v1, whole genome shotgun sequence encodes:
- the LOC129815683 gene encoding neuronal acetylcholine receptor subunit alpha-4-like produces the protein MFNADGDFSVTHLTKAHLFHDGRIKWVPPAIYKSSCSIDVTFFPFDQQNCTMKFGSWTYDRTKIDLISMAGNVDQMDYWESGEWVLVDAVGNYNIKKYECCHEVYSDITYSFIIRRLPLFYTINLIVPCLLISCLTVLVFYLPSDCGEKITLCISVLLSLTVFLLLITEIIPSTSLVISLIGEYLLFTMIFVTLSISITIFVLNVHHRSPRTDTMPRWVRRVFLDIVPGFLFIRRPAVVKNNSKRLAEAMQKRASLWGELEAELEASFPPTSPLEVQEILARSPSLSMGRPVEGSLPPKLPQQQQQPLDRSSSQYSILPEEPTTSSQPGCSPLFLHPLFPPRDKHHAARPKMRSLSLQYGLGEREQPQTSVRCRSRSIQYCCLHEEVSSMGNGRQRPLSQHPSLMEERKQSCSAACKYHSGLAKEAKAMTKDQRLLVLSPSMKMAMEGVQYIADHLRSEDIDFSVKQEWKYVAMVLDRIFLWLFILVCLLGTLGLFVPPWLAGMIDLSV, from the exons TGCAGATGGTGATTTCTCCGTGACCCACCTGACCAAGGCCCACCTGTTCCACGACGGACGCATTAAGTGGGTTCCCCCGGCCATCTACAAGTCCTCCTGCAGCATCGACGTCACCTTCTTCCCTTTCGACCAGCAGAACTGCACCATGAAGTTTGGCTCGTGGACCTACGACCGCACCAAGATCGACCTAATCAGTATGGCGGGCAATGTGGATCAGATGGACTACTGGGAAAGCGGCGAGTGGGTGCTGGTGGACGCCGTGGGCAACTACAACATCAAGAAGTACGAGTGCTGCCACGAGGTCTACTCTGACATCACCTATTCCTTCATCATCCGGAGGCTACCGCTGTTCTACACCATTAATCTGATAGTGCCCTGTCTGCTGATCTCCTGTCTGACTGTCCTGGTGTTCTATCTGCCCTCTGACTGTGGAGAGAAGATCAccctgtgtatctctgtgttgctctctctcactgtcttcctcTTGCTTATTACCGAGATCATCCCATCCACCTCGCTGGTCATCTCTCTCATCGGGGAGTACCTCCTCTTCACCATGATCTTCGTCACCCTTTCCATCAGCATCACCATCTTTGTGCTCAACGTGCACCACCGCTCGCCGCGCACGGACACCATGCCCCGCTGGGTGCGCCGCGTCTTCCTGGACATCGTCCCCGGCTTCCTGTTCATCCGGCGGCCTGCCGTGGTCAAGAACAACAGCAAGAGGCTGGCAGAGGCCATGCAAAAGAGGGCTTCGCTATGGGGTGAGCTGGAGGCTGAGCTGGAGGCCAGCTTCCCACCCACCTCCCCCCTGGAGGTCCAGGAGATCCTGGcccgctccccttctctctccatgggCCGACCCGTAGAGGGTTCCCTGCCCCCCAAGCTTccccagcaacagcagcagccccTGGACAGGTCCTCCAGCCAGTACTCCATCCTCCCGGAGGAGCCGACCACCTCGTCCCAGCCAGGctgctctcctctgttcctccaccctctcttcccgcCCAGGGACAAGCACCATGCGGCCAGGCCCAAGATGCGGTCCCTCAGCTTACAGTACGGCCTGGGTGAGAGGGAGCAGCCCCAGACCAGCGTCCGCTGTCGCTCGCGCAGCATCCAGTACTGCTGCCTGCATGAGGAGGTCTCCTCCATGGGTAACGGCAGGCAGCGGCCTCTCTCACAGCACCCGTccctgatggaggagaggaagcagAGCTGTTCAGCTGCCTGCAAGTATCACTCAGGCCTGGCCAAGGAAGCCAAAGCAATGACCAAGGACCAGCGGCTCCTCGTCTTATCCCCGTCCATGAAGATGGCCATGGAAGGTGTGCAGTACATCGCAGACCACCTCCGTTCGGAGGATATCGACTTCTCT GTAAAGCAGGAGTGGAAGTACGTGGCTATGGTCCTAGACCGGATCTTTCTGTGGTTGTTCATCTTGGTGTGTCTCCTGGGGACCCTCGGACTCTTCGTCCCGCCCTGGCTGGCTGGAATGATAGACCTATCTGTCTGA